The Ursus arctos isolate Adak ecotype North America chromosome X, UrsArc2.0, whole genome shotgun sequence genome includes the window AGTgcgcggagggggagggggagggggaggggtggggaggaggggggccccTCCCCCggagaggaggagcaggggggTCTACTCACTTGGCCCTTGGGGAACGCGTCTCTGTTTGAGTCACTGCCTTCTCCTGCGACCGCCATCAGCTCTGCCTCCCGAGCCCTCCTGGCCGCAGATTTCTTCCCGGAGCCCATGTGCTTGGACTGTTTGGTTCCCGAAGGGAACAGGGCATAGCTCTTCGACCTCCCAAGCAGCGGGACACCGGAGATTGGGGGGAAGGTGGCTGGTTCCAGAGGATCTGCCGAGACTCTCTGCCCCCAGGAAGGAAAGCTTTTCCCCGAGGCCACTTTGGAGGCCTCCCCTAGGGTTTTCTTCTCCTGGGCCACCTTCCTCCTAGAGGTGGCCCCGGGCAGGCCGCctgcagcagcaacagcagcagctcCCTGGTAGCTGGGCctgctctcccccttcccccagaccACGCTTTGCATTTTCTTAGAGCGGGAGATGTCCAGCTCGCCAAAGGCCTGCCTCTCCACAAGCGAAGTGAATCCGCGGGGAGCCGAGGTCAGGAAGGAGCCTAGCGTGTGAAGGAAATTCTCCCTGACGTGGATATTCGAGTGTCTCGGTGTGTCCCCGCGATCCTCGGGGCTGCTGGGCTTGGCCTGGCCTCCTTCTTTGGAGCGAATGCTCACCCTCATCGGCTGTATCTCACTGAACTCATCTGAAGACTCGGGGTCGGAAGGCTGCACGCCCGGGCCTTTGGCGGCCGCCGAGCGCCGCCGGCGATCCACCCTGACGTTCGACCTGCTCTTAGCGCCTCTCTTCGGGGTTCCCCAGGCTCGGCCTCCCTCGGGCCCACCGACGTGCGGCGGGGCGGCGGAAGGCGGCTGCGACTCCACGCGGCCCAGGGCGAGCGCGCCTCGCCCGCCGGGCCCTGCCTCTAAGCCCGCCCAACCGCCCGACGCTGCCGCGGCGCCGCCCTCCGGGGACCGGTTTCTCCGCAGGCCCAGGGCATCGCGGTCGGCCAGCTGCTGCACGATGTCCGCCGCGGACTCGTCAGCCACGTGCGACGCGTAGGCCGGGCCGTCCCCCTTGTGGTCGGCCGGGGAGCCGGGGCGGCCTACGCGGCCCCACAGCACCGGCCCTCCCGCTTCCAGCACTTCCCGCTCGGACTCGGCGTCTGGGAACCCACCCTCGCCCTCGCCGCTGCGCGGCGGCCCTGCATCCACACCTAGCGCCGGTGCCCGCGGGGGCCCGGGGCCGGCGGGGCGGGCGCCGGACTGCTCCCCGCCCTCCGGGCCGAAGCCCGCTCCCGAGACAGGCACCTCATCGGGAGCGCTCATGCCGTCGAGGCCGGGCAGCCGCGGTTCGAGGGAGAAGATCGCTCTGGTCCCGGCGCCACAGGCGAGAGGGGAGAGGCCCGAGGCGCGAGGCGAAGGTGCGTGACTTGCGGCCGTAGTAGCTCGGCGTGCCGTAGACGATGGCACTCACCACAGGCTCCGCGTCACGCGGTGTGGCGTTTCACCGCACGAGATCGCCTCAAACAACGCGTGGCTTGCGTGTGCCTCAGACGTTAAGGTCTCGGCCATCTCATTGGTCCGGCCCCCGCCAACCAGCGCACCCCTTGTTTGCCCGCCTCTCGAGGCTCTAACCAATAGGGTCGAAGGTCCTTGGTTTCCCTAGGAGTAGgtctgggtgtctgtgtgtggcaGTTGGAGAGGTTGACCCGCTGTTCTGGTCCCGCCTTCCCTGGCCTGGACTCTGCTTTACTGTGCAGTCATGGCTCTGAGCTGCTGTCTCCCCATCCGCAGAACAGGGTGGCGGGCACCTGTCTCCAGGGTCTTGGGGACAGAAGGTCGGGACACTGGTGAGGCACATCGTGCACAGAGGATTCGCCAGCCTCTGTTCCACAGCAGCACTTAGGACCCAATGGCAAGGGCATGGGAACCCTCAGGCAATGATTGGAGGGCGGGTGGCATACGCGTACCCCGCAAAGGGCCGGAGAGCAAACGTTGTCGTTTCCTTATGTGGAGATTTTAGAGTATTCCCACTATTTCCCATCACCAACATCAGCGTGTGTACAGCTAcccagactcacacacacacacacccacatccCAAGTGCAGATGATGGGTGAGAAATTTTAACTTCCAACACAGAGGCCAGGGCCATCTTGTTCGGGCATGCATCCTAGAGAATGCAGCAGGGGCGACCTCAACACCAGAGCCCCCCAGGTTCCAGGAGGCTCAGAGCCCTTGGCCCCGAGCCAGGGAGACGTCCTGCCCAGAGTGCCTGCGCCCTCCAGTGAGTCTTGGGGGTGTCACGGGAGTGCAGGCGAGAGGAGATGAGGAGGGAAacctctggctctggctctggctctacTCGGGACTCAGCTTTGGTCCCCACCTCCCCACGTTCCTGGGGAAGCTTCTCCCAAGGAAACGGGGTCTCCTGAAGCCACATCGTCCCCCAGGTGGGGTTTGTGCAGCAGGGGTGATGCGTGGCCGTGGCCCAACGTGTAGCTCTGGACATAGACTTTCAGCAGAACAGAGCCTTTCTTCTGTTCAGTCCTGTTGGGCCCCGTTGCTCGTCCCAGGGGCTGGCTGTGGCTGCAGCTCTGGGAGAGTCCAAGCCAGAGCCACAGTCCCTGGGGACCACCTTCAAGGATGGGCTGCCCCTGGGGGACAAGGGGGGACGGGCCCAGAGACAAGGTTGGAGCTGCTGGCAGAGCAGGGGCCACTTGTTGCCAGCAGAGGGTGGTGCTGCCTCACGTTGGACCCTGCTGAGGCCCTTTGCGCCTCCCTGGGGGCCTTGGAAGCTGGATTTGAAGTTCTTTCCCTTTCAGGTGACCTGGAGCCGCTTGACCACACCCCAAGGCCAGAGAGGCAGCAGCTGCCACCAGCTGGCGCCCAGGGCTGTCCTCGGGTAATGCTTCCTGTGGCTCCTAGAAATGCAGGCCCAAACTAGAGGGCGGGATCCGGGTCTGGGCTGGACTGACATaggtgcctcccccccccccccggcccgtCTGCTCCCCACAAAGCGAAGGCGCCTCCTTTCCCCTGAGGAGCCTGTGCGGGTTTGGCCACTGGGCCTGGGGATGTAGTGcctgtgggagagggggaggcggaggagagaggaagccagAGGATACTAatcgtttctctctctctgctgtctgCTGCCCTAGTGTGTCGTGCTACAGAGAGAAATAGACGACCTGAAGGAGCAGCTTGGTATGAGGACCCTCTGGCTGGGGCCGGGTTGGGCAGAcgcaggtgggggggggcggaCGAGGGGGTCCTCAGTGCAGAAGCTGGCATGGGCTGCAGGTGCAGGGGCCTCCCAGGGACCAACATTCCTGTGGGGAGGAGAACCCAGCAGGCCTGGCCCTGGAGCCTGCTGTGTGTGTGCGGCTCCATGTGTGCACAATCGGGAAAGTCCTGCCGCGACTGCGTGCGCAGTGTGCCAGCGGGAACAGGTCCCAGAGGTGTCCCTCTACTAGGACGTTTACAGATGCCTCCTTGATTTTCCCTGTAACTGCTCCTTGGTATGGCTGCGaggcgcacgcgtgtgtgtgtgtgtgtgtgcgcgcgcgcacgcgtgttGGTTGGTCACGTCTGAATGATTCCGATGTGCCCCAAAGCTTGAGAAGCACTGGCACGTTTGGTTCCCTTGGAGGACATGTCCATATTTCATTGAGGTGGTGGGTGAGTGAGGCAGGCCCGGGGCTCTTGGGATAGGGGCTGGAGGGGGTTTCAGGTTGCAGGGCTAGGCGCTTCCCCACGGGGACAGGGGGATGAGCTTCTaccccgccaccccccaccccgtgtctGGAGGGCCTGCTTACGCCTGTCTCTGTTTCAGCGGCCATGCAGTCCCTGACTGACAAGTTCCAGAGCCTTTGAAGTGAGTGTTACACACACCATTCCCCTTCCCACAGTCGCGGCTGTTGGGCTGGGCGGGGGGCTGGCCCTGGCCTGCTGTTCTTCCCTGACCCTGCTCTGTCTGACAGGTTGAGCCCAGCATCGCTGTGCAAGAGGAGCAGCTGGTGCCTTTGGAGCCAGGGAGCTGTGGCCAAGCCGGGTCCCTCCTGTTCGACCTCAGCCGAGGCTTCCTCTCCCTGTTCTtttgcccctctccaccccagttCACAGCAGTTTCAAATTAAAGTACCTCTCAGGCCTGTGGTCTGCCTtgtctgtggggtgggggggctgggccaggggtcgggaggagtgggaggggcggggcggggcggggcggggagctGCTCCATGTCACAGCCTTTTCCAGAAGAGGACCTCTGGGGTCGAGTGGTAGGCCTTCTCCTTGTGGGGAGCGTGGGCTACGAGCCCTGCGGTCCGGCCCCCAGGGTGCCCCGGCCTCTCGGATCTGAGTGGGCTCTGCCTGGCCACCTGAGCCTttgctcccttt containing:
- the LOC113249712 gene encoding uncharacterized protein CXorf49 homolog, coding for MSAPDEVPVSGAGFGPEGGEQSGARPAGPGPPRAPALGVDAGPPRSGEGEGGFPDAESEREVLEAGGPVLWGRVGRPGSPADHKGDGPAYASHVADESAADIVQQLADRDALGLRRNRSPEGGAAAASGGWAGLEAGPGGRGALALGRVESQPPSAAPPHVGGPEGGRAWGTPKRGAKSRSNVRVDRRRRSAAAKGPGVQPSDPESSDEFSEIQPMRVSIRSKEGGQAKPSSPEDRGDTPRHSNIHVRENFLHTLGSFLTSAPRGFTSLVERQAFGELDISRSKKMQSVVWGKGESRPSYQGAAAVAAAGGLPGATSRRKVAQEKKTLGEASKVASGKSFPSWGQRVSADPLEPATFPPISGVPLLGRSKSYALFPSGTKQSKHMGSGKKSAARRAREAELMAVAGEGSDSNRDAFPKGQTQRPEPSCLVMRRGECSRGDLYTRAPQVPGGSEPLAPSQGNVLPRVPAPSTLDIDFQQNRAFLLFSPVGPHCSSQGLAVAAALGESKPEPQSLGTTFKDGLPLGDKGGRAQRQGDQEPLDHTPRPERQQLPPAGAQGCPRCVVLQREIDDLKEQLAAMQSLTDKFQSL